One genomic window of Centropristis striata isolate RG_2023a ecotype Rhode Island chromosome 20, C.striata_1.0, whole genome shotgun sequence includes the following:
- the LOC131993776 gene encoding NACHT, LRR and PYD domains-containing protein 4E-like isoform X2, producing the protein MDYPENVKDGHHSTGRKLEEPEPSCVSMKSDRSMEPPLFFKDGRHSTRRRKLEEPEPSCVSMKSDQSMGYPYNFKNGRHPTRRRKLEEPEPSCVSMKSDQSMGYPYNFKNGRHPTRRRKLEEPEPSCVSMKSDWSMDYPYNFKDGHQSTRRVDQQSSEVPGGQSAEQHQTHLDSIFMLLEENICTFVKNELKKIQKVLSPDYQESSETQREDEGDEEQMRSSREAFLKITLHFLRTMEQKDLADCLQSRSHSGVCQRKLKSNLQKKFQCVFEGISKAGNPTLLNQIYTELYITEGGTAEVNEEHEVRQIETASRKPDRPETTIRQEDIFKASPGRDEPIRTVLTKGVAGIGKTVLTQKFTLDWAEDKTNQDIHFTFPFTFRELNVLKERKFSLVELVDHFFPETKEARIFRFGEFHGVFIFDGLDECRLPLDFHNTKIMNDATKSTSVDVLLTNLIRGTLLPSARLWITTRPAAANQIPPGCVDMVTEVRGFTDPQKEEYFRKRFRDKKQAGRIISHIKTSRSLHIMCHIPVFCWISATVLDLMKTKEGKELPKTLTEMYIHFLVVQSKVKNIKYDGGAEIDPHWSPESRKMIESLGKLAFDQLQKGNLIFYDSDLTECGFDIRAASVCSGVFTQVFREERGLYQDSVFCFVHLSVQEFLAALHVHLTFIKSGVNLMAEEPTETHLYQSAVDKALQSPNGHLDLFLRFLLGLSLEANQNLLRGLLTQTGSSSQTNQNLLRGLLTQTGSSSQTNQNLLRGLLTQTGSSSQTNQTLLRRLLTQPGSSSQTNQETVHYIKEKLNKDVSAERSINLFHCLNELNDRSLVEEIQQSLRSGSLSTDKLSPAQWSALVFILLSSETDLDVFDLKKYSASEEALLRLLPVVKASNKALLSGCNLSERSCGALSSVLSSQSSSLRELDLSNNNLQDSGVEQLCPGLESPHCKLETLSLSGCLVSEDGCSSLASALRSNPSHLRVLDLRYNHPGDSGRKLLEDQRCRLDTLRAEPAGVHWLTSGLRKYRRQLTADTNTVNRNLKLSDNNRTVTYVKEKQSYPDHPDRFNGYLAQLLCGTGLTGRCYWEVQWSGWVHVAVSYRGIRRKGDSVDCVFGVNDQSWSLWCSGGRYSVCHNNRETDISSSSSSSSSSSSGTVAVYVDCPAGSLSFYRVSSDSLIHLHTFNTTFTETLYPGLGLVSDSSVSL; encoded by the exons ATGGATTATCCTGAAAACGTCAAAGATGGACACCACTCAACAGG GAGGAAGCTGGAAGaacctgaacccagctgtgtgtccatgaagagtgaccggtcTATGGAGCCTCCTCTATTCTTCAAAGATGGACGCCACTCCACAAGAAG GAGGAAGCTGGAAGAACCTGAACCgagctgtgtgtccatgaagagtgaccagTCTATGGGTTATCCTTATAACTTCAAAAATGGACGCCACCCCACTAGAAG GAGGAAGCTGGAAGAACCTGAACCgagctgtgtgtccatgaagagtgaccagTCTATGGGTTATCCTTATAACTTCAAAAATGGACGCCACCCCACTAGAAG GAGGAAGCTGGAAGaacctgaacccagctgtgtgtccatgaagagtgactgGTCTATGGATTATCCTTATAACTTCAAAGACGGACACCAATCCACCAGAAG AGTGGACCAGCAGAGCTCAGAGGTTCCCGGCGGTCAGTCGGCCGAGCAGCATCAGACACACCTGGACTCCATATTTATG ctgctggaggagaacatCTGCACTTTTGTGAAGAACGAGCTGAAGAAGATCCAGAAGGTTCTGAGTCCAGATTACCAAGAATCCTCGGAGACTCAGAGGGAGGATGAGGGGGATGAAGAGCagatgaggagcagcagagaggccTTTCTGAAGATCACACTGCACTTCCTGAGGACAATGGAGCAGAAGGATCTGGCTGACTGTCTGCAGAGCA GAAGTCATTCTGGAGTTTGTCAACGTAAACTGAAGTCCAACCTGCAGAAGAAGTTCCAGTGTGTTTTTGAGGGGATCTCTAAAGCAGGAAACCCAACCCTTCTGAATCAGATCTACAcagagctctacatcacagagggagggactgcagaggtcaatgaggaacatgaggtcagacagattgaaacagcatccaggaaaccagacagaccagaaacaacaatcagacaagaagacatctttaaagcctcacctggaagagatgaaccaatcagaacagtgctgacaaagggagtggctggcattgggaaaacagtcttaacacagaagttcactctggactgggctgaagacaaaaccaaccaggacatccacttcacatttccattcactttcagagagctgaatgtgctgaaagagagaaagttCAGCTTGGTGGAACTTGTTGATCACTTCTTTCCTGAAACCAAAGAAGCAAGAATCTTCAGGTTTGGAGAGTTCCATGGTGTGTTTATCTTTGACGGTCTGGATGAGTGTCGACTTCCtctggacttccacaacactAAAATCATGAATGATGCTACAAAGTCCACctcagtggatgtgctgctgacaaacctcatcagggggactctgcttccctctgctcgcctctggataaccacacgacctgcagcagccaatcagatccctcctGGCTGCGTTGACAtggtgacagaggtcagagggttcactgacccacagaaggaggagtacttcaggaagagattcagagaTAAGAAGCAGGCCGGCAGAATCATCTCCCACATTAAGACATCacgaagcctccacatcatgtgccacatcccagtcttctgctggatctctgctacAGTTCTGGATCTGATGAAAACCAAAGAGGGAAaagagctgcccaagaccctgactgagatgtacatccacttcctggtgGTTCAGTCCAAAGTGAAGAACATCAAGTACGATGGAGGAGCTGAGATTGATCCACACTGGAGTCCAGAGAGCAGGAAGATGATTGAgtctctgggaaaactggcttttgatcagctgcagaaaggaaacctgatcttctatgactcagacctgacagaGTGTGGCTTCGATATCAGAGCAGCCTCAGTATGCTCAGGAGTGTTCACACAGGtctttagagaggagagaggactgtaccaggacagtgtgttctgcttcgtccatctgagtgttcaggagtttctggctgctcttcatgtTCATCTGACCTTCATCAAGTCTGGAGTCAATCTGATGGCAGAGGAACCAACAGAGACGCATCTCTACCAGAGTGCTGTGGACAAGGCCTTACAGAGTCCAAACGGacacctggacttgttcctccgcttcctcctgggtctttctcTGGAGGCCAATCAGAATCTCCTCAGAGGtctgctgacacagacaggaagtagctcaCAGACCAATCAGAATCTCCTCAGAGGtctgctgacacagacaggaagtagctcaCAGACCAATCAGAATCTCCTCAGAGGtctgctgacacagacaggaagtagctcaCAGACCAATCAGACTCTCCTCAGACGTCTGCTGACACAGCCAGGAAGTAGCTCACAGACCAATCAGGAAACAGTCCACTACATCAAGGAGAAGCTCAACAAAGATGtctctgcagagagaagcatcaacctgttccactgtctgaatgaactgaatgatcgttctctagtggaggagatccaacaatccctgagatcaggaagtctctccacagataaactgtctcctgcgcagtggtcagctctggtcttcatcttactgtcatcagaaacagatctggacgtgtttgacctgaagaaatactctgcttcagaggaggctcttctgaggctgctgccagttgtcaaagcctccaacaaagctct ACTGAGTGGCTGTAACCTGTCAGAGAGGAGCTGTggagctctgtcctcagtcctcagctcccagtcctccagtctgagagagctggacctgagtaacaacaacctgcaggattcaggagtggaGCAGCTGTGTCCTGGACTGGAGAGTCCACATTGTAAACTGGAAACTCTCAG TCTGTCTGGCTGTCTGGTCTCAGAGGATGGCtgttcttctctggcctcagctctgagatCCAACCCCTCCCACCTGAGAGTGCTGGACCTGAGATACAACCATCCAGGAGACTCAGGACGGAAGCTGCTGGAGGATCAAcgctgcagactggacactctcag GGCGGAGCCTGCTGGAGTCCACTGGCTGACATCAGGTCTGAGGAAGT atCGGCGTCAACTCACAGccgacacaaacacagtcaacAGAAACCTCAAACTGTCTGACAACAACAGGACGGTGACATATGTGAAGGAGAAGCAGTCGTATCCTGATCATCCAGACAGGTTTAATGGCTACTTGGCTCAGCTGCTGTGTGGaactggtctgactggtcgctgttactgggaggttCAGTGGAGCGGATGGGTTCATGTGGcagtgagttacagaggaatCAGACGAAAAGGAGACAGTGTTGACTGTGTGTTTGGAGTCAATGATCAGTCCTGGAGTCTGTGGTGCTCTGGTGGTCGTTACTCTGTCTGTCACAataacagagaaacagacatctcctcctcctcctcctcctcctcctcctcctcctctggtacagtagcagtgtatgtggactgtcctgctggctctctgtccttctacagagtctcctctgactctctgatccacctccacaccttcaacaccacattcactgaaACTCTTTAtcctgggttagggttagtgtctgactcctcagtgtctctgtga
- the LOC131993779 gene encoding oocyte zinc finger protein XlCOF6-like: protein MLSRVQRLVSAMLAQFVSAAEPEITRRLSETHEEEEEAEAELLAAVARIGEALLQELRTQLETVGHVTEGPASGPQRDSAPPAAGADTQVEASQSDAPPSGGDQSEQSPPEGEGRSFSCSICSRRFSRRTNLSAHLRVHSGERPFSCSTCGKAFSTLSSVRVHRLTVHGKQRPHACAHCGKLFATRGLRAHQTPLTCAACGETLAARCHLRAHRLTCQRTDNRFRCGECGKEFSKHSYLSAHLRVHLKDRPFTCPTCQKGFTTRRSVHVHQLTVHRGLRPFTCSVCRKSFSQRGGLTAHLRTHTGERPHACEQCGTRFSSRSGLSVHRRVHTGEKAFSCDTCGKSFSVLANLRRHRLVHSGRRAFSCDVCGRNFTQAAHLKAHATMHSGEWAFICNACGKGFRQRGALLVHERSHAGVKPYSCGECGKHFSSSTSLKRHRLAHGGEKDHTCDECGKSFSSTRVLKTHLQLHATNKAFCCDVCGRGYSSLAYLKTHRRGHSEGKPFGCAQCQRTFATQASAKLHERTHSGEKPYVCEVCGKSFSVSQNLVRHKRVHSGEKPFECGVCGKKFSQNNNLKSHQLVHTGEKPFSCTACHRRFASSRSLREHRCVSAC from the exons ATGTTGAGTCGCGTGCAGCGGCTCGTGTCCGCCATGTTGGCCCAGTTTGTGTCCGCGGCGGAACCGGAAATCACCCGGAGACTCTCAGAGAcacacgaagaagaagaagaggccgAG GCGGAGCTGCTGGCGGCGGTGGCGCGGATCGGCGAGGCGCTGCTGCAGGAGCTGAGGACGCAGCTGGAGACCGTTGGACACGTGACTGAAGGACCTGCGTCCGGGCCTCAGCGGGACTCAGCCCCCCCCGCTGCTGGAGCAGACACTCAGGTGGAGGCGAGCCAATCGGACGCTCCGCCCAGTGGCggcgaccaatcagagcagagtcCTCCGGAGGGCGAAGGGCGGAGCTTCAGCTGCAGCATCTGCAGCCGGCGCTTCTCCAGACGCACCAACCTGAGCGCTCACCTGCGGGTCCACAGCGGCGAGCGTCCCTTCAGCTGCTCCACCTGTGGGAAGGCGTTCTCCACCCTCAGCAGCGTCAGAGTGCACCGGCTCACCGTGCACGGCAAGCAGCGGCCGCACGCCTGCGCTCACTGCGGGAAGCTGTTCGCCACCCGCGGTCTCAGGGCGCACCAGACACCGCTCACGTGTGCGGCCTGTGGCGAGACGCTGGCGGCGAGGTGCCATCTCCGAGCGCACAGACTCACCTGTCAGAGGACGGACAACAGGTTCAGGTGCGGCGAGTGCGGGAAGGAGTTCTCCAAGCACAGCTACCTGTCGGCTCACCTGAGAGTCCACCTGAAGGACAGACCCTTCACGTGTCCAACGTGTCAGAAAGGCTTCACCACACGCCGCAGCGTCCACGTCCACCAGCTGACCGTCCACCGAGGACTTAGGCCGTTCACCTGCAGTGTCTGCAGGAAGTCCTTCAGCCAGCGCGGCGGCCTCACGGCTCACCTGAGGACACACACGGGTGAGCGGCCGCACGCCTGCGAGCAGTGCGGGACCCGTTTCTCCAGCAGGAGCGGCCTGTCTGTGCACCGCCGCGTCCACACGGGGGAGAAGGCATTCAGCTGCGACACCTGCGGGAAGAGCTTCAGCGTGCTGGCCAACCTGCGGCGCCACCGGCTCGTCCACTCGGGTCGCCGCGCCTTCAGCTGCGATGTGTGTGGCCGCAACTTCACGCAGGCGGCACACCTTAAGGCGCACGCTACCATGCACAGCGGCGAGTGGGCGTTCATCTGCAATGCCTGTGGGAAGGGCTTCAGGCAGCGTGGTGCGCTGCTGGTCCACGAGCGCAGCCACGCCGGCGTCAAACCGTACAGCTGCGGCGAGTGCGGAAAACATTTCTCCTCATCCACGTCGCTGAAACGCCACCGGCTGGCTCACGGCGGGGAGAAAGATCACACCTGTGACGAGTGTGGGAAGAGCTTCAGCAGCACCCGCGTCCTGAAGACTCACCTGCAGCTGCACGCCACCAACAAAGCGTTCTGCTGCGATGTGTGCGGCCGCGGCTACAGCTCACTTGCCTACCTGAAGACGCACCGGCGTGGCCACTCGGAGGGGAAACCGTTCGGCTGCGCTCAGTGTCAGAGAACCTTCGCCACGCAGGCGAGTGCCAAGTTGCACGAGCGCACGCACAGCGGAGAGAAGCCGTATGTCTGCGAGGTCTGCGGGAAGAGCTTCAGCGTGTCGCAGAACCTTGTCAGACACAAGCGCGTCCACAGCGGAGAGAAACCGTTCGAATGCGGCGTCTGCGGGAAGAAGTTCAGTCAGAACAACAACCTGAAGAGTCACCAGCTGGTTCACACGGGGGAGAAACCGTTCAGCTGCACCGCTTGCCACCGCCGATTCGCCTCCTCCAGGAGCCTCCGAGAGCACAGGTGTGTCTCTGCATGCTGA
- the LOC131993776 gene encoding NACHT, LRR and PYD domains-containing protein 4E-like isoform X1: MKTVKMKIDCIVMAAEQYLSCVSIRRKLEEPEPSCVSMKSDRSMEPPLFFKDGRHSTRRRKLEEPEPSCVSMKSDQSMGYPYNFKNGRHPTRRRKLEEPEPSCVSMKSDQSMGYPYNFKNGRHPTRRRKLEEPEPSCVSMKSDWSMDYPYNFKDGHQSTRRVDQQSSEVPGGQSAEQHQTHLDSIFMLLEENICTFVKNELKKIQKVLSPDYQESSETQREDEGDEEQMRSSREAFLKITLHFLRTMEQKDLADCLQSRSHSGVCQRKLKSNLQKKFQCVFEGISKAGNPTLLNQIYTELYITEGGTAEVNEEHEVRQIETASRKPDRPETTIRQEDIFKASPGRDEPIRTVLTKGVAGIGKTVLTQKFTLDWAEDKTNQDIHFTFPFTFRELNVLKERKFSLVELVDHFFPETKEARIFRFGEFHGVFIFDGLDECRLPLDFHNTKIMNDATKSTSVDVLLTNLIRGTLLPSARLWITTRPAAANQIPPGCVDMVTEVRGFTDPQKEEYFRKRFRDKKQAGRIISHIKTSRSLHIMCHIPVFCWISATVLDLMKTKEGKELPKTLTEMYIHFLVVQSKVKNIKYDGGAEIDPHWSPESRKMIESLGKLAFDQLQKGNLIFYDSDLTECGFDIRAASVCSGVFTQVFREERGLYQDSVFCFVHLSVQEFLAALHVHLTFIKSGVNLMAEEPTETHLYQSAVDKALQSPNGHLDLFLRFLLGLSLEANQNLLRGLLTQTGSSSQTNQNLLRGLLTQTGSSSQTNQNLLRGLLTQTGSSSQTNQTLLRRLLTQPGSSSQTNQETVHYIKEKLNKDVSAERSINLFHCLNELNDRSLVEEIQQSLRSGSLSTDKLSPAQWSALVFILLSSETDLDVFDLKKYSASEEALLRLLPVVKASNKALLSGCNLSERSCGALSSVLSSQSSSLRELDLSNNNLQDSGVEQLCPGLESPHCKLETLSLSGCLVSEDGCSSLASALRSNPSHLRVLDLRYNHPGDSGRKLLEDQRCRLDTLRAEPAGVHWLTSGLRKYRRQLTADTNTVNRNLKLSDNNRTVTYVKEKQSYPDHPDRFNGYLAQLLCGTGLTGRCYWEVQWSGWVHVAVSYRGIRRKGDSVDCVFGVNDQSWSLWCSGGRYSVCHNNRETDISSSSSSSSSSSSGTVAVYVDCPAGSLSFYRVSSDSLIHLHTFNTTFTETLYPGLGLVSDSSVSL; the protein is encoded by the exons ATGAAAACAGTAAAGATGAAGATAGACTGTATAGTTATGGCTGCAGAGCAGTATTTATCTTGTGTTTCTATCAGGAGGAAGCTGGAAGaacctgaacccagctgtgtgtccatgaagagtgaccggtcTATGGAGCCTCCTCTATTCTTCAAAGATGGACGCCACTCCACAAGAAG GAGGAAGCTGGAAGAACCTGAACCgagctgtgtgtccatgaagagtgaccagTCTATGGGTTATCCTTATAACTTCAAAAATGGACGCCACCCCACTAGAAG GAGGAAGCTGGAAGAACCTGAACCgagctgtgtgtccatgaagagtgaccagTCTATGGGTTATCCTTATAACTTCAAAAATGGACGCCACCCCACTAGAAG GAGGAAGCTGGAAGaacctgaacccagctgtgtgtccatgaagagtgactgGTCTATGGATTATCCTTATAACTTCAAAGACGGACACCAATCCACCAGAAG AGTGGACCAGCAGAGCTCAGAGGTTCCCGGCGGTCAGTCGGCCGAGCAGCATCAGACACACCTGGACTCCATATTTATG ctgctggaggagaacatCTGCACTTTTGTGAAGAACGAGCTGAAGAAGATCCAGAAGGTTCTGAGTCCAGATTACCAAGAATCCTCGGAGACTCAGAGGGAGGATGAGGGGGATGAAGAGCagatgaggagcagcagagaggccTTTCTGAAGATCACACTGCACTTCCTGAGGACAATGGAGCAGAAGGATCTGGCTGACTGTCTGCAGAGCA GAAGTCATTCTGGAGTTTGTCAACGTAAACTGAAGTCCAACCTGCAGAAGAAGTTCCAGTGTGTTTTTGAGGGGATCTCTAAAGCAGGAAACCCAACCCTTCTGAATCAGATCTACAcagagctctacatcacagagggagggactgcagaggtcaatgaggaacatgaggtcagacagattgaaacagcatccaggaaaccagacagaccagaaacaacaatcagacaagaagacatctttaaagcctcacctggaagagatgaaccaatcagaacagtgctgacaaagggagtggctggcattgggaaaacagtcttaacacagaagttcactctggactgggctgaagacaaaaccaaccaggacatccacttcacatttccattcactttcagagagctgaatgtgctgaaagagagaaagttCAGCTTGGTGGAACTTGTTGATCACTTCTTTCCTGAAACCAAAGAAGCAAGAATCTTCAGGTTTGGAGAGTTCCATGGTGTGTTTATCTTTGACGGTCTGGATGAGTGTCGACTTCCtctggacttccacaacactAAAATCATGAATGATGCTACAAAGTCCACctcagtggatgtgctgctgacaaacctcatcagggggactctgcttccctctgctcgcctctggataaccacacgacctgcagcagccaatcagatccctcctGGCTGCGTTGACAtggtgacagaggtcagagggttcactgacccacagaaggaggagtacttcaggaagagattcagagaTAAGAAGCAGGCCGGCAGAATCATCTCCCACATTAAGACATCacgaagcctccacatcatgtgccacatcccagtcttctgctggatctctgctacAGTTCTGGATCTGATGAAAACCAAAGAGGGAAaagagctgcccaagaccctgactgagatgtacatccacttcctggtgGTTCAGTCCAAAGTGAAGAACATCAAGTACGATGGAGGAGCTGAGATTGATCCACACTGGAGTCCAGAGAGCAGGAAGATGATTGAgtctctgggaaaactggcttttgatcagctgcagaaaggaaacctgatcttctatgactcagacctgacagaGTGTGGCTTCGATATCAGAGCAGCCTCAGTATGCTCAGGAGTGTTCACACAGGtctttagagaggagagaggactgtaccaggacagtgtgttctgcttcgtccatctgagtgttcaggagtttctggctgctcttcatgtTCATCTGACCTTCATCAAGTCTGGAGTCAATCTGATGGCAGAGGAACCAACAGAGACGCATCTCTACCAGAGTGCTGTGGACAAGGCCTTACAGAGTCCAAACGGacacctggacttgttcctccgcttcctcctgggtctttctcTGGAGGCCAATCAGAATCTCCTCAGAGGtctgctgacacagacaggaagtagctcaCAGACCAATCAGAATCTCCTCAGAGGtctgctgacacagacaggaagtagctcaCAGACCAATCAGAATCTCCTCAGAGGtctgctgacacagacaggaagtagctcaCAGACCAATCAGACTCTCCTCAGACGTCTGCTGACACAGCCAGGAAGTAGCTCACAGACCAATCAGGAAACAGTCCACTACATCAAGGAGAAGCTCAACAAAGATGtctctgcagagagaagcatcaacctgttccactgtctgaatgaactgaatgatcgttctctagtggaggagatccaacaatccctgagatcaggaagtctctccacagataaactgtctcctgcgcagtggtcagctctggtcttcatcttactgtcatcagaaacagatctggacgtgtttgacctgaagaaatactctgcttcagaggaggctcttctgaggctgctgccagttgtcaaagcctccaacaaagctct ACTGAGTGGCTGTAACCTGTCAGAGAGGAGCTGTggagctctgtcctcagtcctcagctcccagtcctccagtctgagagagctggacctgagtaacaacaacctgcaggattcaggagtggaGCAGCTGTGTCCTGGACTGGAGAGTCCACATTGTAAACTGGAAACTCTCAG TCTGTCTGGCTGTCTGGTCTCAGAGGATGGCtgttcttctctggcctcagctctgagatCCAACCCCTCCCACCTGAGAGTGCTGGACCTGAGATACAACCATCCAGGAGACTCAGGACGGAAGCTGCTGGAGGATCAAcgctgcagactggacactctcag GGCGGAGCCTGCTGGAGTCCACTGGCTGACATCAGGTCTGAGGAAGT atCGGCGTCAACTCACAGccgacacaaacacagtcaacAGAAACCTCAAACTGTCTGACAACAACAGGACGGTGACATATGTGAAGGAGAAGCAGTCGTATCCTGATCATCCAGACAGGTTTAATGGCTACTTGGCTCAGCTGCTGTGTGGaactggtctgactggtcgctgttactgggaggttCAGTGGAGCGGATGGGTTCATGTGGcagtgagttacagaggaatCAGACGAAAAGGAGACAGTGTTGACTGTGTGTTTGGAGTCAATGATCAGTCCTGGAGTCTGTGGTGCTCTGGTGGTCGTTACTCTGTCTGTCACAataacagagaaacagacatctcctcctcctcctcctcctcctcctcctcctcctctggtacagtagcagtgtatgtggactgtcctgctggctctctgtccttctacagagtctcctctgactctctgatccacctccacaccttcaacaccacattcactgaaACTCTTTAtcctgggttagggttagtgtctgactcctcagtgtctctgtga